The window ACAGCAACATAACCTGCTGTTGCAATCGCACTGGTAACAACTTGGGACACATCAACTGCAACACCCATACCTCGCAACTTTTCAACAACACTATCTGGTGTTTTCGTTGAATTATTGGTGATAAAATAATACGGAACATTAGTATCCGCCAAGCGCTGAAGATAAGCAATTGCCGCTGAAATCGGTTCATTACCTGTAAAAACCGTACCATCTAAATCAAATAAATAAGTTTTATACATCACATTTTTTTCCTTTCAAAAGCAAGAAGGCTTCTATACGAAGCGTATAGAAGCCTTCAATTTATTTCTTTAAAGATCCGAGTAAATCTTCAATATGCTGACCATATTCCATTGATTCATCAATGTGGAAACTAATTTCCGGCAATTTGCGCATACTGACTTTTTTACCTAGTTCAGTACGGATAAAGCCTTTAGCTTTATCTAACGATTTCAACCCGGCAGATTCACGATTATCAGCACCAAGAAAGTGAATATATACTTTCAAAAATGACAAATCTCTAGTTAGCTCCACTTCAGTAATTG of the Culicoidibacter larvae genome contains:
- the rbfA gene encoding 30S ribosome-binding factor RbfA, with the translated sequence MSTVKHERLEAQIQKALSEIIMREVKDPNVGFVTITEVELTRDLSFLKVYIHFLGADNRESAGLKSLDKAKGFIRTELGKKVSMRKLPEISFHIDESMEYGQHIEDLLGSLKK